The segment GGACTCATCTGGTCGATGCCGGCGGCGCGCAGAATAAGCGTGCCGTTTTCAAAGCGTCGGCGGAACTCGCCTTCGAGCATTAGGCCTTGGCTCGTATAGCCGGTCGCGCTGATCGTCGCGTCCATGCTCGGCGAGATCACGTAGTAATAGGGAACCTTCAGACCAAAGCCGAGATTCTCCGAGATGCTGGCCGACGGAAACAGGAAGCCGGACTTGCGCTTCACCGTATTGTCGGGAACTTCGATCCACGGAACGTAGGCGATCGGCTGGCCGAACAGCTCGAAGCGGGCATGCTCGAGGCGGACGGTATGCGTCACGCCGTTCTGCACCACGCGCTGAGCCTTGACCTGCCATAGCGGCGCGCGGCCCTGCTCGGAGCACGGCAGACAGGCGGTGTAGACACCTTTCGTCAGGATCAACTGGTTACCGCCGACACGTTCGCCCTTTTCGGCGGCCATGCGGGTATTGTCTGGCATTTCGATGCGCAGAGCGTTGACGAAACCATCGGAGAAGCTGTCGGTGACATCCATTTTGTCACCGTACATGCGGTTGCCGTCCGGACTGATCAGCTCGACATTGCCGATCGCCGTCATGCGCCCGGTTTTCTGATTATATTCCACCTTCTGCGCGACCATCTTGTAGCCGCCATAGTTGATCTGAACCGCACCGGTGGCGGTGACGATCTGCGTATCCTTGTTATAGACCAATTCGTTCGACGAAAGGATCAGCTTGGAGCCTTCCGGCACTTTGACCTTAACGGGAGAGGTCGCAGCGCCGGCGCCGCCGTTATTATTGTTGTCCTGGGCGTAAGCTACGACCGGGCTCATGACAAATGCATACGCGGCCGCGCCCATGACGAGGGCAGCGACACATTTCCTGATACTCTTGCGGTTGCCTGCCGCCACTTAGCCGTCCTCCTGATGAAGCAGGATCGTTGCTCCGAATGCCAAAGCGACGATCACGGGTATCCATGTCGCCACGAAAGGAGGAACCACTCCGCTGCTCCCGAATGCCTTTACCAGCACGGTGACAACATAAAGCACGAAGCCTGAGAGGATTCCACCCAGAATCACGGAGCGCGATTGGTTGAATCTACTGAATTTTAACGAGACGGTGGCTGCGATCAGAGTCATCGCCACCAACAGGAATGGCTGCGATAGCAGCGAGTGAAATTGGGTCTCAAGCGCTTTGGTCGAGATGCCAAAAGACTTTGCTATCTTAATTCGATTAGAAAGATCATAAAAAGCAATGGTTTCAGGCTGCGCCAAACGCTCCGAAACGAAATCCTGTTTCAGATTCGTACGAACCTGTACCGTGGCTTTATGAACGGGAATTTCGCCCGGGCTGCGCTCGATGACGCCGTTAAGAAGCCAGTAACCATCTTCCAACTTTGCCGACTGGGCATCCTGCCTGAGAACGATATTCCCCTGTGAATCGAAGTGGATAAACACAACGTTCATCAGCGTCGTACCGTTGTCGAGAACGGCCTTGGCGCCAATGATGATGTCGTCTTTGCCATTCGATTGGCGCAACCACGGGATGGACAGTGTGTTGTGATAGGACGGATCGCCGCGCAGATCGGCTTCCATCGTCTCCGCCTGCTTTTGTCCCCATGCCGCAATTGGATTGAGGGCAAACATGGTCAGGAGGCCGACGACGAACGCGCCGATCAAGAAGGGCGTCATGAATTGCCAGACGGAGATGCCCGCCGCACGGGCAATCACGAGTTCACGACGCCGATTGAGCGCGATCAGCACCGTCATGCCGACGAACAGGGCGATGAACGGCACCGTCTGCTGCAGGATGAACGGCAGTCTGACGGCCGTCATCAGCAAGCCGATGCTGACCGTGTATCCGGGAAGGCCGGCAAGCCGGCCCGCGGTCTCGCTGAAGTCGACGAGATAGACGATCGAGATTACGCCAAGGAAAAACCAGAAGGTCGTTACGACGTAACGCATGAAGAAGTAGCGGCCGAGCGTATTGAAGATCATACGCCGCCCCCATTGGAGCTGCGGGGCGCCGGCATGCGATCCTGAATCTTCTGCCGCCATTTGCTGAAGCGGTTGCGGATCGACGTGGGCACCGACATCTTGCGGTTCCTGAACAGCAGGGCAATCGCAATCAGGGCCGCTCCGATGTTGACGGCATAGAGGACGCCGATGAAATAAGGGGCATTCTCGATCTGGTTTGCCGCATAGAAATCCGCCCAGCGCAAGGCAAAGGCAATAGTGAGCGCCGACACCATCGGATGCAGCCGCGCCTCGCGATGGGATCGTGCATCGCCGGCAATGACCAGGGATATCAGAGCAAAGATTGCCGGCAGCGCCCAGTCGGTGAGACGCCGGTGTAACTCCGAGCGGTAGCCGCCTGGTTTTGCTTTGTAATCCGCGTCGTTCGGGTCCGGGTTGAGCAGGAAGCCGAGATCGCGGTCGCCGGCGCGCAGCGTTGCCTGGCCGCGGCTCTGCGTCATGTCGGAAAGATCGAAGGAATAGGAGTCGAATTTGATGACGGAGACGTTGCCGTCGGGTGTCTTGCGGTGAACTTCGCCATCCTTCATCAGCAGTGACGTCCCGCTCGGATCGACGGCGCCTTCCTTGGCATAGTAGATGAGATCGAAGGCGGGGTCGCGCGAATCCACCACGAACAGCCCCTTCAGGATCCGTCCGGACATGCGCTGTGTGATCTGCACATAAAGTCCGTCTTCGATACGCCGGAAGTTCTTTTCTTCGATAACCGTCGAGAGCAGGTCGGCATAGGCTTCGGCCACCATCTGACGCGCGGCGACGCGCGCCTTCGGCTCAACCATATTGTCGACGACGAACGAGAAAACGCTGATAGCTATCGCGAGAATCATGATCGGGCGGATGATGATGCTGCGCCGTGCGCCTGCGGCCTCCATGACCGTCAATTCCGAATCGCTGTTCATCGCCGTCAGCGTCTGCGTGATGCCGATCACCAGAGCGAAAGGCAGAACCACGGGGATGATCGTCGGCAGGATAAGAGTTGCCAGCTTGGCAAATGAGCCAATCGACTGGCCGCTGTCGGTCACGAGATTGATGCGCTGCAACACCTGGGTCGTCCAGATAATGGCGAGCACCGGCAGCAGCGCTACCAGGAACATCATGCCGACACGCCGTACGATATATGTTTCGAATAACTTCATGCCGGCCCTTAAACGCAACACTCCGCCGTGCGAGACGGCAGAGATTCATCCTCCTCTACGCTGTTTGCGTTTTTTTGGCGACAACCCACTCGCAAAAAATTCGTTAATTTTCTGAATTTCTTCTGCTGTGTGTCGTTTGGGATAACGCCATGAGAGCGGAGAATATGACAAGCGAAGAAAGCCAGCCCAGCACAGCATCCGAGAGGTAGTGACCGCCGAAAGCCACTCTTAGGGCTGGAATGAGAATCGAGACGGCGGCGATCGGCAGCACGAGAGCCGTTCGCGCCGGCTGCGGGATGATGAAGATCAGGCAGAACAGCCAGCCGGCAGCGGCTGCTTCGCCGGAAATGAAGGAACAATTGCTGGCGCATTTCCCGGCAAAAGAACCGGCATGCACGAAATCGAGCATGCCGCCGAAGACATCCGTCTGCCGCGGCCGAGGGCGGCCCGAGAACGTCTTGAGCCAGAGATTGACGATCAGCACCGGGCCGAGAAGCAGCGAGCCAAGCGCGATTTTCAGATTGCGCGCCCTCAGCCTTTTGAAGGTTGCGCCGTGCTGCTGCCAGCACAGGATCAGCATCCAGCAGAGCGTGATCGCGACGATATAGGGAACCTGAAAGAAAATCTCCCTGAGCAGGCGCATGTGCGGATCGTCATTATAAGGAAAAATGCCGCAGATCTGGCCGGGCCTGATGGGAAGGATGCATTGCTCGGGCAGAA is part of the Rhizobium sp. CB3090 genome and harbors:
- a CDS encoding LptF/LptG family permease, with protein sequence MKLFETYIVRRVGMMFLVALLPVLAIIWTTQVLQRINLVTDSGQSIGSFAKLATLILPTIIPVVLPFALVIGITQTLTAMNSDSELTVMEAAGARRSIIIRPIMILAIAISVFSFVVDNMVEPKARVAARQMVAEAYADLLSTVIEEKNFRRIEDGLYVQITQRMSGRILKGLFVVDSRDPAFDLIYYAKEGAVDPSGTSLLMKDGEVHRKTPDGNVSVIKFDSYSFDLSDMTQSRGQATLRAGDRDLGFLLNPDPNDADYKAKPGGYRSELHRRLTDWALPAIFALISLVIAGDARSHREARLHPMVSALTIAFALRWADFYAANQIENAPYFIGVLYAVNIGAALIAIALLFRNRKMSVPTSIRNRFSKWRQKIQDRMPAPRSSNGGGV
- the lptG gene encoding LPS export ABC transporter permease LptG is translated as MIFNTLGRYFFMRYVVTTFWFFLGVISIVYLVDFSETAGRLAGLPGYTVSIGLLMTAVRLPFILQQTVPFIALFVGMTVLIALNRRRELVIARAAGISVWQFMTPFLIGAFVVGLLTMFALNPIAAWGQKQAETMEADLRGDPSYHNTLSIPWLRQSNGKDDIIIGAKAVLDNGTTLMNVVFIHFDSQGNIVLRQDAQSAKLEDGYWLLNGVIERSPGEIPVHKATVQVRTNLKQDFVSERLAQPETIAFYDLSNRIKIAKSFGISTKALETQFHSLLSQPFLLVAMTLIAATVSLKFSRFNQSRSVILGGILSGFVLYVVTVLVKAFGSSGVVPPFVATWIPVIVALAFGATILLHQEDG
- a CDS encoding phosphatase PAP2 family protein, yielding MRLLREIFFQVPYIVAITLCWMLILCWQQHGATFKRLRARNLKIALGSLLLGPVLIVNLWLKTFSGRPRPRQTDVFGGMLDFVHAGSFAGKCASNCSFISGEAAAAGWLFCLIFIIPQPARTALVLPIAAVSILIPALRVAFGGHYLSDAVLGWLSSLVIFSALMALSQTTHSRRNSEN